Proteins encoded together in one Lutra lutra chromosome 4, mLutLut1.2, whole genome shotgun sequence window:
- the CTRC gene encoding chymotrypsin-C → MLGITVLAALLAYASSCGSPTFQPNLSARVVGGDNARPHSWPWQISLQYLKNGKWRHTCGGTLIADNYVLTAAHCISNTLTYRVALGKNNLVVEDEEGSVFANVESIVVHEKWNSFLVRNDIALIKLAEPVQLSDTIQVACLPEAGSLLPQDYPCYVTGWGRLWTNGPIADELQQGLQPVVDHTTCTQRDWWGSMVKDTMVCAGGDGVISACNGDSGGPLNCQAENGVWEVRGIVSFGSGLGCNTLKKPTVFTRVSAYIDWINQKMQQ, encoded by the exons ATGCTGGGTATCACTGTCCTCGCTGCACTCCTGGCCTATG CCTCCAGCTGCGGGTCCCCCACCTTCCAGCCCAACCTATCAGCCCGAGTGGTGGGAGGAGACAATGCCAGGCCCCACAGCTGGCCCTGGCAG ATCTCTCTCCAGTACCTCAAGAACGGCAAGTGGAGACATACCTGCGGCGGCACCTTGATTGCCGACAACTACGTGCTCACCGCTGCCCACTGCATCAG cAACACCCTGACCTACCGCGTGGCCCTGGGGAAGAACAACCTGGTGGTGGAGGATGAGGAAGGCTCCGTGTTTGCGAATGTGGAATCCATCGTCGTCCATGAGAAGTGGAACTCCTTCCTGGTGCG CAATGACATTGCTCTCATCAAGCTGGCAGAGCCCGTGCAGCTGAGTGACACCATCCAGGTGGCCTGCCTGCCAGAGGCGGGCTCCTTGCTGCCTCAAGACTACCCCTGCTACGTCACTGGCTGGGGCCGCCTCTGGA CCAACGGCCCCATTGCCGACGAGCTGCAGCAGGGCCTGCAGCCCGTGGTAGATCACACCACGTGCACCCAGAGGGACTGGTGGGGCAGCATGGTGAAGGACACGATGGTGTGTGCCGGGGGCGACGGCGTCATCTCAGCTTGCAAC GGGGACTCGGGCGGCCCGCTGAACTGCCAGGCTGAGAACGGTGTCTGGGAGGTGCGGGGCATCGTCAGCTTCGGCTCCGGCCTGGGCTGCAACACGCTCAAGAAGCCCACGGTCTTCACCCGCGTGTCCGCCTACATCGACTGGATTAACCAG AAAATGCAGCAGTGA